A genomic stretch from Taeniopygia guttata chromosome 9, bTaeGut7.mat, whole genome shotgun sequence includes:
- the PLEKHB2 gene encoding pleckstrin homology domain-containing family B member 2 isoform X1, with product MAFVKSGWLLRQSTILRRWKKNWFDLWSDGRLIFYDDQNRHDLEDKIHMRIHCINLRVGNECRDFQPPEGKQRDCLLQIVCRDGKTVNLCAESADDCLAWKIALQDARTNTGYVGSDVMYDETAISSAPPPYTAYATPSPEVYGYGYDQYNGAYPPVGPQVFYASSGQAYALPYQYPYQGPYGQPPANHVIIRERYRDSDGDLALGMLAGAATGMALGSLFWVF from the exons ATGGCATTTGTGAAGAGCGGATGGCTGCTCCGGCAAA GTACTATTTTACGGCGCTGGAAGAAGAACTGGTTTGATCTATGGTCTGATGGCCGCTTAATATTCTATGATGATCAAAATCGCCATGACCTAGAAGATAAAATCCACATGCGAATCCACTGTATCAACCTCAGAGTGGGGAATGAATGTCGAG ATTTCCAGCCTCCAGAGGGGAAGCAGAGAGACTGTTTACTGCAGATTGTTTGCCGTGATGGGAAGACAGTCAACCTCTGTGCAGAGAGTGCAGATGACTGCCT GGCATGGAAAATTGCTCTCCAGGATGCCAGAACAAACACA GGCTATGTGGGATCTGATGTGATGTATGATGAGACAGCCATTTCCTCGGCCCCTCCTCCCTACACAGCTTATGCCACACCGTCACCTGAG GTTTATGGCTATGGCTATGATCAGTACAATGGTGCGTACCCCCCGGTGGGCCCTCAGGTCTTCTATGCCTCCAGTGGACAAGCTTATGCTCTGCCCTATCAGTATCCATACCAAG GACCTTATGGCCAGCCCCCTGCAAACCATGTCATCATTCGAGAGCGTTACCGTGACAGCGATGGAGATCTGGCACTGGGCatgctggctggagcagcaacTGGAATGGCTCTGGGATCACTCTTTTGGGTCTTCTAG
- the PLEKHB2 gene encoding pleckstrin homology domain-containing family B member 2 (The RefSeq protein has 1 substitution compared to this genomic sequence) has product MAFVKSGWLLRQSTILRRWKKNWFDLWSDGRLIFYDDQNRHDLEDKIHMRIHCINLRVGNECRDFQPPEGKQRDCLLQIVCRDGKTVNLCAESADDCLAWKIALQDARTNTGYVGSDVMYDETAISSAPPPYTAYATPSPEVYGYGYDQYNGAYPPVGPQVFYASNGQAYALPYQYPYQGPYGQPPANHVIIRERYRDSDGDLALGMLAGAATGMALGSLFWVF; this is encoded by the exons ATGGCATTTGTGAAGAGCGGATGGCTGCTCCGGCAAA GTACTATTTTACGGCGCTGGAAGAAGAACTGGTTTGATCTATGGTCTGATGGCCGCTTAATATTCTATGATGATCAAAATCGCCATGACCTAGAAGATAAAATCCACATGCGAATCCACTGTATCAACCTCAGAGTGGGGAATGAATGTCGAG ATTTCCAGCCTCCAGAGGGGAAGCAGAGAGACTGTTTACTGCAGATTGTTTGCCGTGATGGGAAGACAGTCAACCTCTGTGCAGAGAGTGCAGATGACTGCCT GGCATGGAAAATTGCTCTCCAGGATGCCAGAACAAACACA GGCTATGTGGGATCTGATGTGATGTATGATGAGACAGCCATTTCCTCGGCCCCTCCTCCCTACACAGCTTATGCCACACCGTCACCTGAG GTTTATGGCTATGGCTATGATCAGTACAATGGTGCGTACCCCCCGGTGGGCCCTCAGGTCTTCTATGCCTCCAGTGGACAAGCTTATGCTCTGCCCTATCAGTATCCATACCAAG GACCTTATGGCCAGCCCCCTGCAAACCATGTCATCATTCGAGAGCGTTACCGTGACAGCGATGGAGATCTGGCACTGGGCatgctggctggagcagcaacTGGAATGGCTCTGGGATCACTCTTTTGGGTCTTCTAG